The Spirosoma foliorum genome has a window encoding:
- a CDS encoding glycosyltransferase family 117 protein has protein sequence MVSFKRLNNWVGWLVFSIAFITYALTVERTASFWDCGEFIASSFKLQIPHPPGAPLFLLLGRIFSMLSFGDLTRVAYWVNMGSVLASAFTILFLFWTITLLTRKLLGNRDADQSNEAYTLTDKLLILGTGAVGALAYTFSDTFWFSAVEAEVYGMSSFFTAIVIWAAFKWERIQDDAAANRWLILTAYLIGLSIGVHLLNLVIIPALALIYYFKKYPQPTFWGGTAALGIGLAILGIINASIPGLPGMAFFVERLFVNTFGLPFNSGVIFFTLALLGAVGYGIVWSARQKRVTLNTSLLGLAFLLIGYASYMQVLVRANFNPPINENNPDDVLNFRSYQNREQYGSRSLLFGPIFTARPIDQKKGAPMWKKQGDKYVIYDYQPDYIYAPGYEMLFPRVYSSHFNHPQLYRQMLGLAEGQKPTMGDNLRFLFTYQLNHMWWRYLMWNFTGRESDEEGAGYLLPWSSDQNVPDLLKANKAHDNFYMLPFLLGLFGMVFQYLRRRHDFLIIGFLFLITGIGLQIFLNSPPSEPRERDYIYVGSYYFFAIWLGLGVLALVEFLRAFLVRFKSVTFRNEFVIGMCLLVPVMMCVKSWDNHNRDHRFHSVDFAKNMLNSCAPNSILFTEGDNDTFPLWYVQEVESFRRDVRVCNLSLLGTEWYIQQMKRKTYESDAVPMSLEFDQFNKGKNDIIPFYEVAGVKNGIDLKQYINLVKTNNPAIQVPLTTGDMTNILPSSVLFLPIDKQAVDQAKFVPANLRPLLKDTLQWTLGNKDLFKPDLVMLDMIATNNWQRPIYFSSTLANEHYLNLKNYMQLEGYTYRLMPVAIPGATDGYVNSDIMYDNMMNKTFWREFDNPAVYYDDTYKGPPVISARIAFFRLADQLIREGKSDKARKVLDYSLKVMPDKSIPYDQISSNYVRFLFAVNDTKKALTIADTMATRADQNLVYARNNQSRSPNADLYILQTIVEACKEANQQTAALKYEAIFQKHLSIFG, from the coding sequence ATGGTCTCCTTTAAACGCCTGAACAATTGGGTCGGATGGCTTGTATTTTCCATTGCTTTCATCACCTACGCCCTCACCGTGGAACGAACGGCCAGCTTCTGGGACTGTGGTGAGTTCATTGCCTCTTCGTTCAAACTCCAGATTCCTCATCCGCCCGGTGCACCCTTGTTTCTTCTGTTGGGTCGAATTTTCTCGATGCTATCTTTTGGCGACCTGACTCGTGTAGCGTACTGGGTCAACATGGGGTCTGTACTGGCCAGCGCCTTCACGATTCTATTCTTATTCTGGACAATTACGCTACTTACCCGAAAACTACTGGGCAATCGAGACGCCGACCAATCCAATGAAGCCTATACCCTTACCGACAAGCTGTTGATCCTTGGCACAGGGGCCGTTGGTGCATTGGCGTATACCTTCTCCGACACGTTCTGGTTTTCGGCCGTTGAAGCGGAAGTGTATGGCATGTCGTCCTTTTTTACCGCCATCGTTATTTGGGCAGCCTTCAAGTGGGAACGCATTCAGGATGATGCCGCAGCCAACCGTTGGTTAATTTTGACGGCTTACCTAATCGGTTTATCCATTGGGGTTCACTTGCTCAATCTGGTGATTATTCCCGCGCTTGCCCTTATTTACTACTTCAAAAAATACCCGCAGCCCACCTTTTGGGGAGGCACAGCCGCGCTGGGAATTGGGTTGGCCATACTCGGTATTATTAATGCGTCGATACCGGGTTTGCCGGGCATGGCTTTTTTCGTGGAACGCCTGTTTGTCAATACGTTCGGGCTTCCTTTTAATTCAGGTGTGATTTTCTTTACGCTGGCTTTATTAGGAGCCGTTGGGTACGGCATCGTCTGGTCTGCCCGACAAAAGCGGGTGACCCTGAACACGTCATTACTCGGTCTGGCGTTTCTATTGATTGGCTATGCCTCGTATATGCAGGTTTTGGTACGAGCGAACTTCAATCCACCTATTAACGAAAATAACCCCGATGATGTACTGAATTTCCGGTCTTACCAAAATCGGGAGCAGTATGGAAGCCGTTCGCTGTTGTTCGGTCCAATCTTTACAGCTCGACCAATCGATCAGAAAAAAGGTGCCCCGATGTGGAAAAAACAGGGCGACAAGTACGTCATTTACGATTACCAGCCCGACTATATCTATGCGCCCGGCTATGAAATGCTGTTTCCACGCGTGTATAGTAGTCACTTCAATCATCCACAATTATACCGGCAGATGTTAGGGCTCGCCGAAGGGCAAAAACCTACGATGGGCGACAATCTTCGTTTTCTGTTTACCTACCAGCTCAACCATATGTGGTGGCGCTATCTGATGTGGAATTTTACGGGTCGGGAAAGCGACGAAGAAGGCGCGGGTTACCTCCTACCCTGGTCATCGGATCAGAACGTACCCGACTTGTTGAAAGCGAATAAAGCCCACGACAATTTCTACATGCTGCCCTTTCTGTTGGGGCTCTTTGGTATGGTATTTCAGTACCTCCGTCGTCGTCACGACTTTCTTATCATTGGCTTCCTGTTTTTGATTACGGGTATTGGTCTTCAGATTTTCCTCAATTCCCCTCCTTCCGAACCCCGCGAACGTGATTATATATACGTTGGTTCGTATTACTTCTTCGCCATTTGGCTAGGCTTGGGTGTGTTGGCTCTTGTTGAATTTCTGCGCGCCTTTCTGGTTCGATTTAAATCGGTAACGTTCCGAAATGAATTCGTCATTGGCATGTGTTTGCTGGTGCCCGTTATGATGTGCGTTAAAAGCTGGGATAACCACAACCGCGATCATCGCTTTCATTCGGTCGATTTTGCCAAGAATATGCTCAACTCATGCGCGCCGAATTCCATTCTGTTTACCGAAGGCGACAATGATACCTTTCCGCTTTGGTACGTGCAGGAAGTTGAAAGTTTCCGACGTGATGTGCGGGTGTGTAACCTCAGCCTGTTAGGTACGGAGTGGTATATTCAGCAAATGAAGCGCAAAACGTACGAGTCCGATGCTGTACCGATGTCGCTAGAATTTGATCAGTTTAATAAAGGCAAAAATGATATTATTCCCTTTTACGAGGTAGCTGGTGTAAAAAATGGTATCGACCTGAAGCAGTATATTAACCTCGTTAAAACCAATAATCCGGCCATTCAGGTACCGCTGACAACGGGTGATATGACGAATATTCTCCCCTCGTCGGTGTTGTTTTTGCCTATAGACAAGCAGGCCGTCGATCAGGCGAAGTTCGTTCCGGCTAATCTACGGCCACTGCTGAAAGATACCTTACAATGGACGCTTGGCAATAAAGATCTCTTCAAGCCCGACCTGGTTATGCTCGATATGATTGCCACCAATAATTGGCAACGCCCTATTTATTTTTCGAGTACACTGGCCAATGAGCATTACCTGAATCTGAAGAATTACATGCAGCTAGAAGGTTATACCTATCGGCTGATGCCGGTGGCAATACCAGGGGCTACAGATGGCTACGTCAACTCCGACATTATGTATGATAACATGATGAATAAGACGTTCTGGCGGGAGTTTGATAACCCCGCTGTTTATTACGACGACACCTACAAAGGGCCACCTGTTATCTCGGCAAGAATAGCTTTCTTTCGGCTGGCCGATCAATTAATTCGGGAAGGCAAATCCGACAAAGCCCGCAAGGTTCTCGACTATTCGCTGAAAGTGATGCCCGATAAGAGCATTCCGTACGATCAGATCTCATCCAATTATGTACGGTTCCTGTTTGCGGTAAACGACACAAAAAAAGCCCTGACCATTGCCGACACCATGGCCACTCGTGCCGATCAGAACCTGGTGTACGCCAGAAATAACCAGAGTCGTAGTCCGAATGCGGATTTATACATCCTCCAAACGATAGTGGAAGCCTGCAAAGAAGCAAATCAGCAAACGGCTGCCCTGAAGTATGAAGCCATTTTCCAAAAGCACCTAAGCATCTTTGGTTGA
- a CDS encoding DUF1059 domain-containing protein: MKVLHCKDVGFDCPGVIQAESETEVLELAAQHAQEAHQVTVTPDMAAQIKHLIREA; this comes from the coding sequence ATGAAAGTACTACACTGCAAAGACGTTGGTTTCGATTGCCCCGGTGTGATCCAGGCCGAAAGTGAAACCGAAGTGTTAGAATTAGCTGCCCAACATGCGCAGGAAGCGCATCAGGTAACGGTTACGCCCGACATGGCCGCCCAAATCAAGCACCTTATTCGGGAAGCTTAG